A stretch of Haloprofundus halophilus DNA encodes these proteins:
- a CDS encoding DNA-3-methyladenine glycosylase family protein has product MERGAIPLDELAGEFDLQATVESGQSYLWNRADGGMYDELVAYGGDHWYETVVPRIDGVSDEQAVLRVRQVGDPATGRLEWESNVDAVPLLTHLLRLDDDLDAILDATPDDPLLRRAYDAYRGMRLVRDPPFACLVSFICSAQMRVSRIHGMQMAMAREYGDRIEFDGETYYAFPTPAQLAERTEDELRELSLGYRAPYVQRSAEMVASGEAHPDEALGLDYEDARESLTRFVGVGDKVADCVLLFSLGFLEAVPLDTWIQTAISDHYPDCERGNYRETSRAIRERFGGEYAGYAQTYVFYYLRAGGDGGD; this is encoded by the coding sequence ATGGAGCGAGGGGCGATTCCGCTCGACGAGTTGGCCGGCGAGTTCGACCTACAGGCGACCGTCGAGAGCGGTCAGTCGTATCTCTGGAACCGCGCCGACGGCGGCATGTACGACGAACTGGTCGCCTACGGCGGCGACCACTGGTACGAGACGGTCGTGCCGCGGATAGACGGCGTGAGCGACGAGCAAGCGGTCTTGCGCGTGCGACAGGTCGGCGACCCGGCGACTGGGCGCTTGGAGTGGGAGTCGAACGTCGACGCCGTGCCGCTTCTGACCCACCTGCTCCGCCTCGACGACGACCTGGACGCGATTCTCGATGCGACGCCGGACGACCCGCTCCTCCGCCGAGCGTACGACGCCTACCGCGGGATGCGACTCGTCCGCGACCCGCCGTTCGCCTGTCTCGTCTCCTTCATCTGCTCGGCGCAGATGCGCGTCTCGCGCATCCACGGCATGCAGATGGCGATGGCCCGCGAGTACGGCGACCGAATCGAGTTCGACGGCGAGACGTACTACGCCTTCCCGACGCCCGCGCAGTTGGCCGAGCGGACCGAGGACGAACTCCGCGAACTGAGCCTCGGCTACCGCGCGCCCTACGTCCAGCGGAGCGCGGAGATGGTCGCCTCGGGCGAGGCGCACCCCGACGAGGCGCTCGGCCTCGACTACGAGGACGCCCGCGAGTCGCTGACGCGGTTCGTCGGCGTCGGCGACAAGGTAGCCGACTGCGTCCTCCTCTTCTCGCTGGGCTTCCTGGAGGCGGTGCCGCTGGATACGTGGATTCAAACCGCTATCTCGGACCACTACCCCGACTGCGAGCGGGGGAACTACCGCGAGACGTCGCGGGCGATACGCGAGCGGTTCGGCGGCGAGTACGCGGGTTACGCCCAGACGTACGTCTTCTACTACCTGCGCGCCGGCGGCGACGGCGGCGACTGA
- a CDS encoding MFS transporter: MESKRLQFYGLYLTRFAEGFGFITLITLLPEYIDLLDPQNFVLPLVGITLSAGFIIGMYTTGFTLAQTVAVVPLAWAGDRYDKRLVLLGSLLVGIVAYALFPLLDTGASGASLLFILGRALQGVAVTGASLMSLSLVGELASGGTRANHIGKANASNFAASVVGSISAGALYEFLGFTPIFTLIVALLSVATGIVWLFVSPDDTRVEGFPFSDLALNRRIVTVSSFRAQYAVAVTLVRTWVPIYAGVSAASGGLAYGALAVSVTVVTEKFCNMLLQPYTGGLSDRYGRALFVFFGGGLYGLIALAVPFSPAIGAALGAPTDLPFLGSLTPAFLPLAALSGLLGVADSFREPASMALFADEGSGGKGVASSFGIRELVWRPGSVVGPLLGGWLMAEVGMEWVFYVGGASAITGVVTMLGVLVYHNGTGVRALTEW, translated from the coding sequence GTGGAATCCAAGCGACTCCAGTTCTACGGGCTCTATCTCACGCGGTTCGCCGAGGGGTTCGGGTTCATCACGCTCATCACGCTCCTGCCCGAGTACATCGACCTGCTCGACCCGCAGAACTTCGTCCTCCCGCTCGTCGGTATCACGCTCAGCGCCGGGTTCATCATCGGGATGTACACGACGGGGTTCACGCTCGCTCAGACCGTCGCCGTCGTCCCGTTGGCGTGGGCCGGCGACCGCTACGACAAACGGCTCGTTCTCCTCGGGTCGCTGCTCGTCGGTATCGTCGCCTACGCGCTGTTTCCGTTGCTCGACACCGGTGCCTCCGGCGCGAGCCTCCTGTTCATTCTCGGTCGCGCGCTACAGGGCGTCGCCGTCACCGGCGCGTCGCTGATGTCGCTGTCGCTCGTCGGCGAACTCGCCTCCGGCGGGACGCGCGCGAACCACATCGGCAAGGCCAACGCGTCGAACTTCGCGGCCTCAGTCGTGGGGAGTATCAGCGCCGGCGCGCTGTACGAGTTCCTCGGGTTCACGCCCATCTTCACGCTCATCGTCGCGTTGCTCTCGGTGGCGACGGGCATCGTCTGGCTGTTCGTCTCGCCCGACGACACCCGAGTGGAGGGTTTTCCATTCTCGGACCTCGCGCTCAACCGCCGCATCGTCACGGTCTCCAGTTTCCGCGCGCAGTACGCCGTCGCAGTGACGCTCGTTCGGACGTGGGTGCCCATCTACGCGGGCGTCTCGGCGGCCAGCGGTGGTCTCGCCTACGGTGCGCTCGCGGTGAGCGTCACCGTCGTCACCGAGAAGTTCTGCAACATGCTGCTACAGCCGTACACGGGCGGCCTCTCGGACCGCTACGGTCGCGCGCTGTTCGTCTTCTTCGGCGGCGGCCTCTACGGTCTCATCGCGCTCGCGGTGCCGTTCTCGCCCGCAATTGGGGCGGCGCTCGGCGCTCCGACCGACCTCCCGTTTCTCGGCTCGCTCACCCCGGCGTTCCTTCCGTTGGCGGCGCTTTCGGGGCTGCTCGGCGTCGCCGACAGCTTCCGAGAACCCGCGAGCATGGCGCTGTTCGCCGACGAGGGCAGCGGCGGCAAGGGCGTGGCGTCGAGCTTCGGCATCCGCGAACTGGTCTGGCGGCCCGGCAGCGTCGTGGGGCCGCTGCTCGGCGGCTGGTTGATGGCGGAGGTCGGCATGGAGTGGGTGTTCTACGTCGGCGGCGCGTCGGCGATCACGGGCGTGGTCACGATGCTCGGCGTGCTCGTCTACCACAACGGAACCGGCGTTCGCGCGCTGACGGAGTGGTGA
- the malQ gene encoding 4-alpha-glucanotransferase gives MRFDRQSGVFLHVSSLPGPHGIGDLGDGARAFVDFLADADQSLWQFCPLGPTSSAHGNSPYQSFSAFAGNPLFVDLRDLLDRGLLTDGDLKPVPEFDPHETDYQRVSEYKRPLLETAFERFESEGSDDEHEAFEAFRERESSWLDDYSFFISLKEAHDHVAWTDWPEGLKTREPDALEQARDDLEAERRYHAFCQYLFDEQWRDLKSYASDRGISLVGDLPIYVALDSADVWASPEAFDLDENNEPAAVAGVPPQFGDSGQRWGNPLYDWDYLRETGYEWWRRRFSRLFDLVDVARLDHFKAFDEYWAIPADADDPAAGSWRDAPGYDFFETIEREFGDLPFVVEDLGFIDEQLVAFRDHFEFPGMRVPHYADWCREGDMNQPMHYPHGSIGYTATHDTDTTVGYYRSLPDDQTDCLHYNLGVDGSDINWSLIEAVWNSEAVLAMTTVPDLLGLGSEARFNTPGTAEGNWSWRCTYEGLDESVAERLRDVTDFTIR, from the coding sequence ATGCGATTCGACCGACAAAGCGGCGTCTTTCTCCACGTCTCCTCGCTGCCCGGCCCCCACGGCATCGGCGACCTCGGCGACGGCGCGCGAGCCTTCGTCGACTTCCTCGCGGACGCGGACCAGTCGCTGTGGCAGTTCTGTCCGCTCGGCCCGACCTCGTCGGCCCACGGCAACTCGCCGTACCAGTCGTTCTCGGCGTTCGCAGGCAACCCGCTGTTCGTCGACCTCAGGGACCTGCTCGACCGGGGCCTGCTCACCGACGGGGACCTCAAGCCCGTCCCCGAGTTCGACCCGCACGAGACCGACTACCAGCGCGTCTCGGAGTACAAACGTCCGCTGCTCGAAACGGCGTTCGAGCGGTTCGAGTCCGAAGGGTCGGACGACGAACACGAGGCGTTCGAGGCGTTCCGCGAGCGGGAGTCGTCGTGGCTCGACGACTACTCCTTCTTCATCTCGCTGAAGGAGGCACACGACCACGTCGCGTGGACCGACTGGCCCGAGGGACTGAAGACGAGAGAGCCGGACGCGCTCGAACAGGCCCGAGACGACCTCGAAGCCGAGCGTCGATACCACGCGTTCTGCCAGTACCTGTTCGACGAGCAGTGGCGCGACCTCAAGTCCTACGCGAGCGACCGGGGCATCTCGCTCGTCGGCGACCTGCCCATCTACGTCGCACTCGACAGCGCCGACGTGTGGGCCTCTCCCGAAGCGTTCGACCTCGACGAGAACAACGAACCGGCGGCCGTCGCGGGCGTCCCGCCGCAGTTCGGCGACAGCGGCCAGCGCTGGGGCAACCCGCTCTACGACTGGGACTACCTCCGCGAGACGGGCTACGAGTGGTGGCGTCGCCGCTTCTCTCGACTGTTCGACCTCGTCGATGTCGCCCGCCTCGACCACTTCAAGGCGTTCGACGAGTACTGGGCGATTCCCGCCGACGCCGACGACCCCGCGGCGGGGTCGTGGCGCGACGCGCCCGGCTACGACTTCTTCGAGACGATAGAGCGCGAGTTCGGCGACCTGCCGTTCGTCGTCGAGGACCTCGGCTTCATCGACGAACAACTCGTCGCGTTCCGCGACCACTTCGAGTTCCCCGGCATGCGCGTGCCGCACTACGCCGACTGGTGCCGCGAGGGCGACATGAACCAGCCGATGCACTACCCCCACGGCAGCATCGGTTACACCGCCACCCACGACACCGACACGACGGTCGGCTACTACCGCAGCCTCCCCGACGACCAGACGGACTGCCTGCACTACAACCTCGGCGTCGACGGCAGCGACATCAACTGGTCGCTCATCGAAGCCGTCTGGAACTCAGAGGCGGTGCTGGCGATGACGACGGTGCCCGACCTTCTCGGACTCGGTTCGGAAGCCCGGTTCAACACGCCTGGAACCGCCGAAGGCAACTGGTCGTGGCGGTGCACGTACGAGGGGCTCGACGAGAGTGTGGCGGAGCGACTTCGGGACGTGACCGACTTCACGATTCGGTAG
- a CDS encoding lysylphosphatidylglycerol synthase transmembrane domain-containing protein gives MGTTEVTRGGAIRRRIGAGVAVIVALAALVGLSGVSWSGVVAELRTIDPLLLVVALAASLLAQLAWSSSTLLFLRTVDPTVSTGRVRLGYLTGTFAKQILPFGHAGGVPLMAYVLAEEMDLDYRGTFASVTASELLIFVASLAVAGLGFGWFVVADGVASGTELVALGLVGVLALVAVAIAGFVKRRTAFRRVVHGVALVGRAVFRRAGPRVQGRLAPKAVDRGLDEFFETFDRATSDRSTVIRAATFAVVGWVLFALPLYLGSLAVGQSLPLALVLFVVPAAGLATLLPTPGGLGGTEVGLTAAVVVLAEVGLETAAAAVLVYRVCSYWFLLVVGGLSSLFLSVGFRELR, from the coding sequence ATGGGTACGACGGAGGTCACTCGCGGCGGGGCGATACGGAGACGTATCGGCGCGGGTGTCGCCGTCATCGTCGCGCTCGCGGCGCTCGTCGGTCTGTCGGGCGTGAGTTGGAGCGGAGTGGTCGCGGAGTTGCGGACGATAGACCCCCTGCTTCTGGTGGTGGCACTCGCCGCGAGTCTCCTCGCACAACTGGCGTGGAGCAGTTCGACGCTGCTGTTTCTGCGAACCGTCGACCCCACGGTGTCGACCGGTCGGGTCCGACTCGGGTATCTCACCGGGACGTTCGCCAAGCAGATTCTCCCGTTCGGCCACGCCGGGGGCGTCCCGCTGATGGCGTACGTGCTCGCCGAGGAGATGGACCTCGACTACCGCGGGACCTTCGCCTCCGTCACCGCGAGCGAACTGCTCATCTTCGTCGCCTCGCTCGCGGTCGCCGGGCTCGGTTTCGGGTGGTTCGTCGTCGCCGACGGCGTCGCCTCCGGAACCGAACTGGTCGCGCTCGGACTGGTCGGCGTTTTAGCGCTCGTCGCCGTCGCGATTGCCGGGTTCGTCAAACGCCGGACGGCGTTCCGGCGCGTCGTCCACGGCGTCGCGCTGGTCGGGCGGGCGGTGTTTCGCCGGGCCGGGCCGCGAGTGCAGGGTCGTCTCGCCCCGAAGGCGGTCGACCGCGGCCTCGACGAGTTCTTCGAGACGTTCGACCGCGCGACGAGCGACCGCAGTACGGTAATTCGGGCGGCGACGTTCGCCGTCGTCGGCTGGGTGTTGTTCGCACTCCCCCTCTATCTCGGGTCGCTCGCCGTCGGCCAGTCGCTGCCGCTGGCGCTCGTGCTGTTCGTCGTCCCCGCGGCCGGGTTGGCGACGCTGTTGCCGACGCCGGGCGGTCTCGGCGGGACCGAGGTGGGGTTGACCGCCGCCGTCGTCGTCCTCGCCGAGGTCGGACTGGAGACGGCTGCTGCCGCCGTGCTGGTCTATCGAGTGTGTTCGTACTGGTTCCTGTTGGTGGTCGGCGGCTTGAGCTCGCTGTTCCTCTCGGTTGGGTTTCGGGAGCTTCGGTGA
- a CDS encoding M20 family metallo-hydrolase yields the protein MQVDTDRLRADIEANAEFGDVAAEEGRGRTVLCGTEANRQAREYFVERLEDAGLSVEIDAIGNISGTWTPDSADGDAAPVAFGSHLDSVPEGGIFDGPLGVYAALESARAMQDAAVEPERPVVVVSFTEEEGQRFADGLLGSSVSVGERTVEEALALEDSDGVTLGDALDDIGFRGDGLLDASEWDAWYELHIEQDTQLERADVPVGVVTTITGITHCEATVFGEANHAGATPMDERTDALAAAAEFVLDVERAANGVVAESSDSAVGTVGSLDVSPNATNVVPGRVEMGVDVRDVEYQSMQTIVGAARESLTRLETERGVDTEFERPFDLEPTPMADRLREAAHAAGETAGIETMDMHSGAAHDTMHVADVTDAALLFAPSRDGISHNPREWTDWDDCAAATRVLAGAVADAAGGRL from the coding sequence ATGCAAGTCGACACGGACCGCCTCCGAGCGGACATCGAAGCGAACGCCGAGTTCGGCGACGTAGCGGCCGAGGAGGGTCGCGGTCGGACCGTCCTCTGCGGAACCGAGGCGAACAGGCAGGCCCGCGAGTACTTCGTCGAACGACTCGAAGACGCCGGACTGTCGGTCGAAATCGACGCCATCGGTAACATCTCCGGGACGTGGACGCCCGACTCCGCGGACGGAGACGCCGCGCCCGTCGCCTTCGGCAGCCACCTCGATTCGGTCCCCGAAGGTGGTATCTTCGACGGCCCGCTCGGCGTCTACGCCGCGCTCGAAAGCGCCCGCGCGATGCAGGACGCGGCCGTCGAACCCGAGCGCCCCGTCGTCGTCGTCTCCTTCACCGAGGAGGAGGGTCAGCGGTTCGCCGACGGGCTGCTCGGCTCTTCGGTCTCGGTCGGCGAGCGCACAGTCGAGGAGGCGCTCGCGCTCGAAGACAGCGACGGCGTAACCCTCGGAGACGCCCTCGACGACATCGGCTTCCGCGGTGACGGACTGCTCGACGCGAGCGAGTGGGACGCGTGGTACGAACTCCACATCGAACAGGACACGCAACTCGAACGCGCCGACGTCCCGGTGGGCGTCGTGACGACCATCACCGGCATCACCCACTGCGAGGCGACGGTGTTCGGCGAGGCCAACCACGCGGGAGCGACGCCGATGGACGAGCGGACCGACGCGCTCGCGGCGGCCGCGGAGTTCGTCCTCGACGTGGAGCGCGCGGCCAACGGCGTCGTCGCCGAATCGAGCGACTCCGCCGTGGGGACGGTCGGCTCGCTCGACGTCTCGCCGAACGCGACGAACGTCGTCCCCGGCCGCGTCGAGATGGGCGTCGACGTCCGCGACGTCGAGTACCAGTCGATGCAGACCATCGTCGGCGCGGCCAGAGAGAGCCTCACCCGCCTCGAAACCGAGCGCGGCGTCGACACCGAGTTCGAGCGACCGTTCGACCTCGAACCGACGCCGATGGCCGACCGGCTGCGGGAGGCGGCCCACGCGGCCGGCGAGACCGCCGGTATCGAGACGATGGACATGCACTCCGGGGCGGCCCACGACACGATGCACGTCGCCGACGTGACCGACGCGGCGCTGCTGTTCGCGCCGTCGCGCGACGGCATCTCGCACAACCCCCGCGAGTGGACCGACTGGGACGACTGTGCGGCGGCGACGCGCGTGCTCGCCGGTGCCGTCGCCGACGCGGCGGGCGGACGTCTCTGA
- a CDS encoding FAD-binding and (Fe-S)-binding domain-containing protein → MAVDEHPTVEAFEAYRASELDAATDVSEYAAFAAALRDAVAGEVRFDEYSQLLYATDGSIYRARPAGVVLPRTVEDVQAAVRIAADYDVPILPRGAGSSLAGQAVGPGCVVLDFSKYMDEILDVDADAKRARVQPGVVQDDLDDALAPSGLKFAPDPASSNRATVGGGIGNNSTGAHSVRYGITDAYTEELDVVLADGSLIRTRDVVVDGDEWDEIVAKDDLEADIYRTVRRLVDENADEIESRYPDLKRNVSGYNLDKVVRETDEGERVLNLSKLVVGAEGTLGVVVEAELSLVTKPAETALAVYCFSDLVDAMAAVPAALEFDTSAVELMDDEVFRLARESGEFAEYAAQMPEGTAAALMLEFDSELHDDFSAAIERTNDRFLAEGEAFDVVEAYTDEAQGRLWKLRKAAIPLLMSLPGDAKPYPFIEDATVPPEELAEYVEQFERVLEDHGTSAAYFAHAGVGTLHIRPILNLKDGEDIETMRSISDAVTDLVLEHHGSFSGEHGDGLARTEFNPKMYGPQLWAAFQELKTAFDPDWRMNPGKVVFREESPTDMRQSLRYGSEYFSTEWETNLDFEEHGSFSELVELCNGCGTCRQTGGDTMCPTYRATRDEAATTRGRANLLRAAITGELDEEELYSDRFQSEVLDLCIGCKGCANDCPTGVDLAKLKAEVKHQYHEREGSGLRERAFANIDCLAAVGSATAPVSNLAPKLPGVRPLLNRALGLAPDRELPTFARQSLERWFDEREATVAAADADEKVLLFPDTYTNYVYPEAGRAAVRVLEAAGVHVELASGVAPSGRAAYSGGFLDLARERASRNVDALHPFVERGWSVVFVEPSDAVMLQDEYADLLDGDEVLAVGANAYGVLEYLDTHRLDERLPSRAVRERLAYHGHCNQKALNKDHHAANVLRAVGYEVDHLDSGCCGMAGSFGYEAEHYDLSQSIADILVEQVDASGGDTVVAPGASCRTQLGDREDAREPAHPVELVAAALDYSAR, encoded by the coding sequence ATGGCGGTCGACGAACATCCGACGGTCGAGGCGTTCGAGGCGTACCGCGCATCCGAGTTGGATGCGGCGACGGACGTGAGCGAGTACGCCGCGTTCGCGGCGGCGTTACGCGACGCCGTCGCCGGAGAGGTCCGATTCGACGAGTACAGTCAACTGTTGTACGCGACGGACGGGAGCATCTACCGGGCGCGGCCGGCGGGCGTCGTCCTCCCGCGCACCGTCGAGGACGTGCAGGCGGCGGTGCGAATCGCCGCCGACTACGACGTGCCGATTCTGCCGCGCGGCGCCGGTTCTTCGCTGGCGGGGCAGGCGGTCGGACCCGGCTGCGTCGTCCTCGACTTCTCGAAGTACATGGACGAGATTCTCGACGTCGACGCCGACGCCAAACGCGCGCGAGTGCAGCCCGGCGTCGTCCAGGACGACTTGGACGACGCGCTCGCTCCCTCCGGATTGAAGTTCGCACCCGACCCGGCCTCGTCGAACCGCGCGACCGTCGGCGGCGGCATCGGCAACAACTCGACGGGCGCGCACTCGGTCCGCTACGGTATCACCGACGCCTACACCGAGGAACTGGACGTGGTGCTCGCCGACGGGTCGCTGATTCGCACGCGGGACGTGGTCGTCGACGGCGACGAGTGGGACGAGATAGTGGCGAAAGACGACCTCGAAGCCGACATCTACCGCACGGTTCGCCGCCTCGTCGACGAGAACGCCGACGAGATAGAGAGCCGGTATCCCGACCTGAAGCGCAACGTCTCGGGCTACAACCTGGACAAAGTCGTGAGAGAGACCGACGAGGGCGAGCGGGTGTTGAACCTCTCGAAACTCGTCGTCGGCGCGGAGGGGACCCTCGGCGTGGTCGTCGAAGCCGAACTGTCGCTCGTCACCAAGCCGGCGGAGACGGCGCTGGCGGTGTACTGCTTTTCGGATCTGGTGGACGCGATGGCGGCGGTGCCGGCGGCGCTGGAGTTCGACACGAGCGCCGTCGAACTGATGGACGACGAGGTGTTTCGACTGGCCCGCGAGTCCGGCGAGTTCGCCGAGTACGCCGCGCAGATGCCCGAGGGGACGGCGGCGGCGCTCATGCTGGAGTTCGACTCCGAACTGCACGACGACTTCTCGGCGGCTATCGAGCGGACGAACGACCGTTTCCTCGCCGAGGGCGAGGCGTTCGACGTCGTCGAGGCGTACACCGACGAGGCGCAGGGTCGGCTCTGGAAGCTCCGAAAGGCGGCGATTCCGTTGCTCATGTCGCTGCCGGGCGACGCGAAGCCCTATCCGTTCATCGAGGACGCGACGGTTCCGCCCGAGGAGTTGGCCGAGTACGTCGAGCAGTTCGAACGGGTGCTGGAAGACCACGGTACGTCGGCGGCGTACTTCGCTCACGCGGGGGTCGGCACGCTCCACATCCGGCCGATTTTGAACCTCAAAGACGGCGAGGACATCGAGACGATGCGCTCTATCTCCGATGCCGTCACCGACCTCGTGTTGGAACACCACGGCTCGTTCTCGGGCGAGCACGGCGACGGACTCGCGCGGACCGAGTTCAACCCGAAGATGTACGGCCCGCAGTTGTGGGCGGCGTTTCAGGAACTGAAGACGGCGTTCGACCCCGACTGGCGGATGAACCCGGGGAAGGTCGTCTTTCGAGAAGAGAGCCCGACCGACATGCGGCAGTCGCTGCGCTACGGCTCCGAGTACTTCTCGACGGAGTGGGAGACGAACCTCGACTTCGAGGAGCACGGCAGTTTCTCCGAACTGGTCGAACTCTGCAACGGCTGCGGTACCTGCCGACAGACCGGCGGCGACACGATGTGCCCGACGTACCGGGCGACGCGCGACGAGGCGGCGACGACCCGCGGGCGAGCGAACCTCCTTCGCGCCGCGATCACCGGCGAGTTGGACGAGGAGGAGCTCTATTCGGATCGGTTCCAGTCGGAGGTGTTGGACCTCTGTATCGGCTGCAAGGGCTGTGCGAACGACTGTCCGACCGGCGTCGACCTGGCGAAACTCAAAGCCGAGGTCAAACACCAGTACCACGAGCGCGAGGGCAGCGGCCTCCGCGAGCGGGCGTTCGCAAACATCGACTGCCTCGCCGCGGTCGGCAGCGCCACGGCACCGGTGTCGAATCTCGCGCCGAAGCTTCCCGGCGTGCGTCCGCTTCTGAACCGGGCGCTCGGTCTCGCTCCCGACCGCGAACTGCCGACGTTCGCCCGTCAGTCGCTCGAACGGTGGTTCGACGAGCGGGAGGCGACGGTCGCGGCGGCGGACGCCGACGAGAAGGTGCTGCTGTTCCCCGACACGTACACGAACTACGTCTACCCGGAGGCGGGGAGGGCGGCGGTCCGGGTGCTGGAAGCCGCGGGGGTGCACGTCGAGCTCGCCTCCGGCGTCGCGCCGAGCGGTCGAGCGGCGTACTCGGGCGGCTTTCTGGACCTCGCCCGCGAGCGCGCGAGCCGGAACGTCGACGCCCTGCATCCGTTCGTCGAACGTGGGTGGTCTGTCGTCTTCGTCGAGCCCTCCGACGCCGTGATGCTCCAAGACGAGTACGCGGACCTGCTCGACGGCGACGAGGTGCTGGCGGTGGGCGCGAACGCCTACGGCGTCCTCGAGTACCTCGACACCCATCGGTTGGACGAGCGCCTCCCGTCGCGGGCGGTCCGCGAGCGCCTCGCCTACCACGGCCACTGCAACCAGAAGGCGCTGAACAAGGACCACCACGCGGCGAACGTGCTCCGCGCCGTCGGCTACGAGGTCGACCACCTCGACTCGGGCTGCTGCGGGATGGCCGGGTCGTTCGGCTACGAGGCCGAACACTACGACCTCTCGCAGTCCATCGCGGACATCCTCGTCGAACAGGTGGACGCGAGCGGCGGCGACACCGTCGTCGCCCCCGGCGCGTCGTGTCGGACGCAACTCGGCGACCGAGAGGACGCGAGAGAGCCGGCGCATCCGGTCGAACTCGTCGCGGCCGCGCTCGACTACTCGGCGAGGTAG
- the thrS gene encoding threonine--tRNA ligase has translation MSDIVVTLPDGSELSLSAGSTVEDAAYEIGPGLGKDTVAGVVDGDLVDKATELADGAELVIVTDGSDEYLDVLRHSAAHVFAQALLRLRPEAKLTIGPWTDEGFYYDVTNVDLDEDDLREIEEEMADIVAEDYDIERFTMSREEAFDHYEDNRFKQDILDNEAADEEEISFYRQGEFEDLCKGPHVESTGEIGAFKLLNISSAYWRGDESNETLTRVYGTAFADEKELEEFVERREEAAERDHRKLGRELDLFSIDEVTGPGLPLYHPNGKRVLDELADYAKSLNLEAGYDPVETPHLFRTELWKKSGHYENYVDDMFLLDVNDEEYGLKPMNCPGHATIFDQKSWSYRDLPVRYFEDGKVYRKEQRGELSGLSRVWSFTIDDGHLFVRPDQIEAEINLIIDNILTVFETFDLDADVALATRPEKSVGSDEIWERAEKQLKAVLDDGDIDYHLEAGDGAFYGPKIDFGFEDALGRSWDGPTVQLDFNMPERFDLTYTGEDNEDHRPVMIHRALYGSYERFLMVLIEHFDGKFPLWLAPEQVRVLPISDDNLDYAEQVAEELREEGLRVGVENRSWTIGRKIQDTHTDRVPYMVIIGDNEEDAGTVSVRDRKEREENDVSRDAFRAHLREERDEKRVAPDFLD, from the coding sequence ATGAGTGATATCGTAGTGACCCTGCCGGACGGCTCCGAGCTGTCGCTCTCGGCTGGGTCCACGGTAGAGGACGCCGCCTACGAGATCGGACCGGGCCTCGGCAAGGACACCGTGGCCGGCGTCGTCGACGGTGATCTCGTCGACAAGGCGACGGAACTAGCGGACGGCGCAGAGCTCGTCATCGTCACCGACGGCTCCGACGAGTACCTCGACGTGCTCCGCCACTCGGCGGCGCACGTCTTCGCGCAGGCGCTGCTCCGACTCCGCCCCGAGGCGAAGCTGACCATCGGCCCGTGGACGGACGAGGGCTTCTACTACGACGTGACGAACGTCGACCTCGACGAGGACGACCTCCGCGAGATAGAGGAGGAGATGGCCGACATCGTCGCCGAGGACTACGACATCGAGCGGTTCACGATGAGCCGCGAGGAGGCGTTCGACCACTACGAAGACAACCGGTTCAAGCAGGACATCCTCGACAACGAGGCCGCAGACGAGGAGGAGATAAGCTTCTACCGACAGGGCGAGTTCGAGGACCTCTGTAAGGGACCGCACGTCGAGTCGACGGGCGAGATCGGCGCGTTCAAACTTCTCAACATCTCGTCCGCTTACTGGCGCGGCGACGAGTCGAACGAGACGCTGACGCGCGTCTACGGCACGGCGTTCGCCGACGAAAAAGAGCTAGAGGAGTTCGTCGAGCGGCGCGAGGAGGCCGCCGAACGCGACCACCGCAAACTCGGCCGCGAGCTCGACCTGTTCTCCATCGACGAGGTGACGGGACCGGGCCTGCCGCTGTACCACCCCAACGGCAAGCGCGTCCTCGACGAACTCGCCGACTACGCGAAGAGTCTCAACCTCGAAGCGGGCTACGACCCCGTCGAGACGCCACACCTGTTCCGCACGGAACTGTGGAAGAAGTCGGGCCACTACGAGAACTACGTCGACGACATGTTCCTCCTCGACGTCAACGACGAGGAGTACGGGTTGAAACCGATGAACTGCCCGGGTCACGCGACCATCTTCGACCAGAAGTCGTGGAGTTATCGGGACTTGCCCGTCCGCTACTTCGAGGACGGCAAAGTGTACCGGAAGGAACAGCGGGGCGAACTCTCCGGGCTCTCGCGCGTCTGGTCGTTCACCATCGACGACGGCCACCTGTTCGTCCGCCCCGACCAGATAGAGGCGGAGATCAACCTCATCATCGACAACATCCTCACGGTGTTCGAGACGTTCGACCTCGACGCCGACGTGGCGCTGGCGACGCGCCCCGAGAAGTCCGTCGGGAGCGACGAAATCTGGGAGAGAGCCGAGAAACAGCTGAAAGCGGTGCTCGACGACGGCGACATCGACTACCACCTGGAGGCGGGTGACGGCGCGTTCTACGGCCCGAAGATCGACTTCGGCTTCGAAGACGCGCTCGGCCGCAGTTGGGACGGCCCGACGGTCCAGCTCGACTTCAACATGCCCGAGCGGTTCGACCTCACCTACACGGGCGAGGACAACGAGGACCACCGCCCGGTGATGATCCACCGCGCGCTCTACGGCAGCTACGAGCGCTTCCTCATGGTGCTCATCGAGCACTTCGACGGGAAGTTCCCGCTGTGGCTCGCGCCCGAGCAGGTCCGCGTACTCCCCATCAGCGACGACAACCTCGACTACGCCGAGCAGGTGGCCGAGGAACTCCGCGAGGAGGGACTCCGCGTCGGCGTCGAGAACCGCTCGTGGACCATCGGTCGGAAGATTCAGGACACGCACACCGACCGCGTCCCGTACATGGTCATCATCGGCGACAACGAGGAGGACGCCGGCACCGTCTCCGTCCGCGACCGCAAGGAACGCGAGGAGAACGACGTGAGCCGCGACGCGTTCCGCGCGCACCTCCGCGAGGAACGCGACGAGAAGCGAGTCGCGCCCGACTTCCTCGACTGA